From one Lycium barbarum isolate Lr01 chromosome 6, ASM1917538v2, whole genome shotgun sequence genomic stretch:
- the LOC132599437 gene encoding auxin-responsive protein SAUR68-like encodes MLSAKKLIKMDRKWQKFAAMQRKRISLPRNGNDVDNCGTSSSSIAGKGQFVVYTTDQRRFVIPLAYLENELILQLLNMSEEEFGLPSGGPITLPCDSAFMDYIVSLIKKCATDEDLQKALLLLVSSSCSSTSYFHQEWKNQQLLVY; translated from the coding sequence atgCTCAGTGCTAAGAAACTCATCAAGATGGATAGGAAATGGCAGAAGTTTGCAGCCATGCAGAGGAAGAGGATTTCACTTCCAAGAAATGGAAACGATGTGGACAATTGTGGtacgtcttcatcatctataGCTGGAAAAGGCCAGTTTGTAGTGTATACAACTGATCAAAGGCGCTTTGTGATTCCATTGGCTTATCTAGAAAATGAGCTCATTTTGCAACTTTTAAACATGTCTGAAGAAGAATTTGGCCTGCCAAGTGGGGGTCCTATTACATTACCGTGTGATTCAGCTTTCATGGACTACATTGTTTCATTAATCAAGAAATGTGCAACTGATGAAGATCTTCAGAAAGCATTGCTCCTCTTGGTTAGTTCAAGttgctcttcaacttcttatTTCCACCAAGAATGGAAAAACCAGCAGCTCCTTGTTTATTGA
- the LOC132600374 gene encoding auxin-responsive protein SAUR68-like, with protein MLSAKKLIKMARKWQKFVAMQRKRISLPRNRNDADSCSMSSLLVAGKGQFVVYTTDQRRFVIPLAYLENEVILQLLNMSEEEFGLPSGGPITLSCDSAFMDYAVSLIKKGAAVGDLHKALLLSITNSSCSSTSFLHQEWGNKQLLVY; from the coding sequence ATGCTCAGTGCTAAGAAGCTCATCAAGATGGCCAGGAAATGGCAGAAGTTTGTGGCCATGCAGAGGAAGAGGATTTCACTTCCAAGAAATAGAAATGATGCAGACAGTTGTAGTATGTCGTCATTATTAGTAGCCGGAAAAGGCCAGTTTGTAGTGTATACTACTGATCAAAGGCGCTTTGTGATTCCCTTGGCTTATCTTGAAAACGAGGTCATTTTGCAACTTTTAAACATGTCTGAAGAAGAGTTTGGTCTGCCAAGTGGCGGTCCTATTACATTATCGTGTGATTCGGCTTTCATGGACTACGCTGTTTCCCTAATCAAGAAAGGTGCAGCTGTCGGAGATCTTCACAAAGCATTGCTCCTCTCAATTACTAATTCAAgttgctcttcaacttctttTCTGCACCAAGAATGGGGGAACAAACAACTCCTTGTTTATTAG
- the LOC132599436 gene encoding auxin-responsive protein SAUR68-like encodes MLSAKKLIKMDRKWQKFAAMQRKRISLPRNGNDEDSCSTSSSIIAGKGQFVVYTTDQKRFVIPLAYLQNEVILQLLNMSEEEFGCPSGGPITLPCDSDFMDYIVSLIKKHATAEDLHKASLLLISSSCSSTSSLHQEWRNQQLLVY; translated from the coding sequence ATGCTTAGTGCTAAGAAACTCATCAAAATGGATAGGAAATGGCAGAAGTTTGCAGCCATGCAGAGGAAGAGGATTTCACTTCCAAGAAATGGAAACGATGAGGACAGTTGTAGTACGTCTTCATCAATTATAGCCGGAAAAGGCCAGTTTGTAGTGTATACAACTGATCAAAAGCGCTTTGTGATTCCCTTGGCTTATCTGCAAAATGAGGTCATCTTGCAACTTTTAAACATGTCTGAAGAAGAGTTCGGGTGTCCAAGTGGCGGCCCTATTACATTGCCGTGTGATTCAGATTTCATGGACTACATCGTTTCACTGATTAAAAAACACGCAACTGCTGAAGATCTTCACAAAGCATCGCTCCTCTTGATTAGTTCAAgttgctcttcaacttcttctttGCACCAAGAATGGAGAAACCAGCAGCTCCTTGTTTATTGA